A stretch of Anaeromyxobacter dehalogenans 2CP-1 DNA encodes these proteins:
- a CDS encoding Fur family transcriptional regulator, giving the protein MDGRTREALERFERFLHQRDLRLTEARAAIVEAALARQGHYPIDELIADLKQRGIRGSKATVYRTLPLLAEAGILEPAIVAGDARSYETTFGRHHHDHLVCSRCGRVVEFEFEAFEILQREVASRYGFRLEAHHHELVGTCPDCQAGEPPRG; this is encoded by the coding sequence GTGGACGGTCGCACGCGCGAGGCGCTGGAGCGCTTCGAGCGGTTCCTGCACCAGCGGGACCTCCGCCTCACCGAGGCCCGCGCCGCCATCGTCGAGGCCGCCCTGGCGCGCCAGGGGCACTATCCCATCGACGAGCTCATCGCCGACCTCAAGCAGCGCGGGATCCGCGGGTCCAAGGCGACCGTGTACCGGACCCTGCCGCTGCTCGCCGAGGCGGGCATCCTCGAGCCGGCCATCGTGGCCGGCGACGCCCGCAGCTACGAGACCACCTTCGGGCGGCACCACCACGACCACCTGGTCTGCTCCCGCTGCGGGAGGGTGGTCGAGTTCGAGTTCGAGGCGTTCGAGATCCTGCAGCGCGAGGTGGCCTCGAGGTACGGGTTCCGGCTGGAGGCGCACCACCACGAGCTGGTGGGGACGTGCCCGGACTGCCAGGCGGGCGAGCCGCCGCGGGGCTGA
- a CDS encoding DUF4253 domain-containing protein, giving the protein MSFWKRWLGRGASEVEPAGEAPAAETPEFPYPLVAVPGRIALEEWQRLREAWRPEGACPVLLGTREQVESAREGLEGGDAATMLKAAEVLDAREALDRRLRELEQDYAEDPPDDNETGLFVPQGAWPAAPSRGHQLGAHCDITTDLPHPVVYLARIPTVRSWEAFAYLNYGAWNACPATEEHVALHRHWHERHGSEVYAIAGDVVECWVPRPPEDREGAEALAREQCLYCDDIVHQGTQTLLNLAAELKDAHAWFFWWD; this is encoded by the coding sequence ATGTCCTTCTGGAAGCGATGGCTGGGCCGAGGCGCGTCCGAGGTGGAGCCTGCCGGCGAGGCGCCGGCGGCGGAGACGCCGGAGTTCCCCTACCCGCTCGTGGCCGTCCCGGGCCGCATCGCGCTGGAGGAGTGGCAGCGCCTGCGCGAGGCCTGGCGGCCGGAGGGCGCGTGCCCGGTGCTGCTCGGCACGCGCGAGCAGGTGGAGTCCGCGCGCGAGGGGCTGGAGGGCGGCGACGCGGCCACGATGCTGAAGGCCGCCGAGGTCCTCGACGCGCGCGAGGCGCTCGATCGCCGGCTGCGCGAGCTGGAGCAGGACTACGCGGAGGATCCGCCGGACGACAACGAGACCGGCCTCTTCGTCCCGCAGGGCGCCTGGCCCGCCGCGCCGTCGCGCGGCCACCAGCTCGGCGCGCACTGCGACATCACCACCGACCTCCCGCATCCGGTCGTGTACCTCGCGCGGATCCCGACCGTGCGCTCGTGGGAGGCCTTCGCCTACCTGAACTACGGTGCGTGGAACGCGTGCCCGGCGACCGAGGAGCACGTCGCGCTGCACCGGCACTGGCACGAGCGCCACGGCTCGGAGGTCTACGCGATCGCCGGAGACGTGGTGGAGTGCTGGGTGCCGCGCCCGCCGGAGGATCGCGAGGGCGCCGAGGCGCTCGCGCGCGAGCAGTGCCTGTACTGCGACGACATCGTGCACCAGGGGACGCAGACGCTGCTGAACCTCGCCGCCGAGCTGAAGGACGCGCACGCGTGGTTCTTCTGGTGGGACTGA
- a CDS encoding single-stranded DNA-binding protein has product MVNRVILVGNLGKDPEVRYTSGGQAVANLRIATSRSWTDKQSGQRKEETEWHDVEVWGKQAEQCGEYLAKGRQVYVEGRLKTDKWQDKQSGQERSKVKVVAETVRFLGGGGGAGRGAGGPGRQHGPDDAPPGGFEEPDSGPGPGFGSGGGAGGGGPDDIPF; this is encoded by the coding sequence ATGGTGAACAGGGTCATCCTCGTCGGGAACCTCGGGAAGGATCCGGAGGTCCGGTACACGTCCGGCGGCCAGGCGGTCGCGAACCTCCGCATCGCCACCTCCCGCTCCTGGACCGACAAGCAGTCCGGGCAGCGCAAGGAGGAGACGGAGTGGCACGACGTCGAGGTCTGGGGGAAGCAGGCCGAGCAGTGCGGTGAGTACCTGGCGAAGGGCCGCCAGGTCTACGTCGAGGGCCGGCTCAAGACCGACAAGTGGCAGGACAAGCAGTCCGGCCAGGAGCGCTCGAAGGTGAAGGTGGTCGCCGAGACCGTCCGGTTCCTCGGCGGTGGCGGCGGCGCCGGCCGCGGCGCCGGCGGCCCCGGCCGCCAGCACGGCCCCGACGACGCCCCTCCGGGCGGCTTCGAGGAGCCGGATTCCGGCCCTGGCCCCGGCTTCGGCTCGGGGGGCGGCGCGGGCGGCGGTGGGCCGGACGACATTCCGTTCTAG
- a CDS encoding GIY-YIG nuclease family protein produces the protein MIKLTELLRTRGFSESKSTKIVRHLDSRVDMRMLRRRGHFEFYQRTQPKDVFNCEQIVSFLGDENRRAIFCGVYSVGGKREVTADEPLSIPIGYPHPELLDGPGVIYDLSKVSGFEDLEDRVVIDWGDAALSWAQWFRDREVVEVLPTGYVMDWPGYQAVRLPLADLRAIVASPSANREWVRRLSSVAGVYCILHANTGELYVGSASGKEGIWGRWRVYADTAHGGNVRLRARCENVAGYEDDLVFSILQVLPIGSSKDEVIAAETCMKEKLGARAFGLCAN, from the coding sequence ATGATCAAGCTCACCGAACTGCTCCGCACTCGCGGCTTCAGCGAGTCCAAGTCGACCAAGATCGTTCGTCATCTGGACAGCCGAGTGGACATGAGGATGCTGCGGCGACGCGGGCACTTCGAGTTCTACCAGCGCACCCAGCCGAAGGACGTCTTCAACTGCGAGCAGATCGTCTCGTTCCTGGGCGACGAGAACCGCCGTGCGATCTTCTGCGGCGTGTATTCGGTCGGCGGCAAGCGCGAGGTCACCGCGGACGAGCCGCTGAGCATTCCGATCGGCTACCCGCATCCAGAGCTGCTCGACGGACCAGGGGTCATTTACGATCTCTCGAAAGTCTCAGGGTTCGAGGACCTCGAGGATCGGGTGGTGATCGACTGGGGCGACGCTGCGCTCTCATGGGCCCAGTGGTTCCGGGATCGCGAGGTGGTCGAGGTCCTGCCCACGGGCTACGTGATGGACTGGCCCGGGTACCAGGCCGTGCGGCTCCCGCTCGCCGATCTCCGCGCCATCGTCGCGAGCCCTAGTGCGAACCGCGAATGGGTCCGTCGGCTGAGCTCCGTAGCGGGCGTCTACTGCATCCTCCATGCAAACACCGGTGAACTGTACGTCGGCTCGGCGTCCGGGAAGGAAGGCATCTGGGGAAGGTGGCGCGTCTACGCGGACACGGCGCACGGCGGCAATGTTCGCCTTCGAGCCCGGTGTGAGAACGTTGCCGGCTACGAGGACGATCTTGTGTTCTCGATCCTTCAAGTGCTCCCGATCGGCTCGTCCAAGGACGAGGTCATCGCTGCCGAGACCTGCATGAAGGAGAAACTGGGAGCGCGAGCGTTCGGGCTGTGCGCGAATTGA
- a CDS encoding sensor histidine kinase, whose product MTIETSAMDRGSELLLGRQAPAADRNPNRGTEHEEFPLDLQPTTLSELCQSALDDVAARFPDRAVEYAPDAERDGTGEWDPRRIAYAVTILLEDALKRTRAEERVSLRWREHDDVVVVRVQFARPLDRGDTLVTFFERGVRPDGADDAVGTLRVAAARKIMLQHRGELARIRTRAGTTYVATLPRRAGDVLPDLDASDPAREPPRD is encoded by the coding sequence ATGACGATCGAGACCAGCGCGATGGACCGGGGGAGCGAGCTGCTCCTCGGCCGCCAGGCCCCGGCCGCCGACCGGAACCCGAACCGTGGGACCGAGCACGAGGAGTTCCCGCTCGACCTCCAGCCGACCACGCTCTCCGAGCTCTGCCAGAGCGCGCTCGACGACGTCGCGGCGAGGTTCCCGGATCGCGCGGTCGAGTACGCGCCGGACGCCGAGCGCGACGGGACGGGGGAGTGGGATCCGCGCCGGATCGCGTACGCGGTGACGATCCTGCTCGAGGACGCGCTGAAGCGGACCCGGGCGGAGGAACGGGTGTCGCTGCGCTGGCGGGAGCACGACGACGTCGTGGTGGTGCGCGTCCAGTTCGCGCGCCCGCTCGACCGGGGCGACACGCTCGTGACGTTCTTCGAGCGCGGCGTGCGACCCGACGGCGCCGACGACGCGGTCGGTACGCTCCGGGTCGCGGCCGCGCGCAAGATCATGCTGCAGCATCGCGGGGAGCTCGCGCGCATCCGGACGCGCGCCGGCACGACCTACGTCGCGACCCTCCCGCGGCGCGCTGGGGACGTCCTGCCGGATCTCGACGCTTCCGATCCGGCGCGCGAGCCGCCTCGAGACTAG
- a CDS encoding Gfo/Idh/MocA family protein has product MARERRRERGRRTVGYAVVGLGHIAQAAVLPAFEHARGTSRLAALVSGDATKRKAIGKRHGVPTFGYEDLDDVFAREDVDAVYIALPNTEHAACAVRAARAGVHVLTEKPMATSEEDCRAMIAAAEEGGVKLMVAYRLHFDPATLETVELVRAGKLGEPRFFSSDFSYQVEPGNIRTDARLGGGAIWDLGPYCVNAARYLFGAEPIEVFAMEALARDRRFHGVPEAWSVTLRFPDERLATLTCSFGAAPVDTCRLVGTKGDVRLEPAFEYVGSLVRHLTIDERTRTKKYPPSDQFAPELVHFSRCVLEDREPEPDGWEGLADVRIIEAALRSARERQPVRLEPIERRRRPRAEQAMHRPPVAKAGVVHAQAPSQ; this is encoded by the coding sequence ATGGCGCGCGAGCGGCGAAGGGAGCGCGGGCGGCGCACGGTCGGGTACGCGGTGGTCGGCCTCGGGCACATCGCGCAGGCGGCGGTGCTGCCGGCCTTCGAGCACGCGCGGGGCACCTCGCGCCTCGCGGCGCTCGTCTCCGGCGACGCGACCAAGCGGAAGGCGATCGGCAAGCGCCACGGCGTGCCGACGTTCGGGTACGAGGACCTCGACGACGTGTTCGCCCGCGAGGACGTGGACGCCGTCTACATCGCGCTGCCGAACACCGAGCACGCCGCCTGCGCCGTTCGCGCCGCGCGCGCGGGCGTGCACGTCCTCACCGAGAAGCCGATGGCGACCTCCGAGGAGGACTGCCGCGCGATGATCGCCGCCGCCGAGGAGGGCGGCGTGAAGCTGATGGTGGCGTACCGTCTCCACTTCGATCCGGCCACGCTCGAGACGGTCGAGCTGGTGCGGGCCGGGAAGCTCGGCGAGCCGCGCTTCTTCTCGTCCGACTTCTCCTACCAGGTGGAGCCGGGCAACATCCGCACCGACGCGCGCCTGGGCGGAGGCGCGATCTGGGACCTCGGCCCGTACTGCGTGAACGCCGCGCGCTACCTGTTCGGCGCGGAGCCGATCGAGGTCTTCGCGATGGAGGCGCTCGCCCGCGACCGGCGCTTCCACGGCGTGCCCGAGGCCTGGTCGGTCACGCTGCGCTTCCCCGACGAACGGCTGGCGACGCTGACGTGCAGCTTCGGCGCCGCCCCCGTGGACACCTGCCGCCTGGTCGGCACGAAGGGCGACGTGCGCCTCGAGCCGGCGTTCGAGTACGTCGGGAGCCTCGTCCGCCACCTCACCATCGACGAGCGCACCAGGACGAAGAAGTACCCGCCGTCCGACCAGTTCGCGCCGGAGCTGGTCCATTTCTCGCGCTGCGTCCTCGAGGACCGCGAGCCCGAGCCGGACGGCTGGGAGGGGCTCGCCGACGTGCGGATCATCGAGGCCGCGCTCCGCTCCGCGCGGGAGCGCCAGCCGGTGCGGCTCGAGCCGATCGAGCGCCGCCGCCGGCCGCGGGCGGAGCAGGCCATGCACCGCCCGCCGGTGGCGAAGGCCGGCGTCGTGCACGCGCAGGCGCCGTCGCAGTGA
- the dacB gene encoding D-alanyl-D-alanine carboxypeptidase/D-alanyl-D-alanine endopeptidase translates to MPSSSRPLFPPALLAAALAAAVVPAAALAAPPPPVPTADAPSREAARALTAIVDGSPLAGARVGILVSAIDTGEVVYARDPDVLLNPASNVKLVTSAAALARLGPEYRFATEVLAEPKGGAARALYVRGKGDPSIVTERLWAMAGDLQHLGVKRVGELVVDEGFFDGERTGPGYDQEEGDRAYLAPAGALSLNFNAVAVHVGPGDRRGARGRVELEPASDYLEIENRTTTVRAGSPRRVIIESVARGGKQRIVVKGRVPLGSRVQPQWRRIEDPALYLGHTLARLLELRGVKVGKVRAGATPEGARLVLVAQSDPLGELVRRLNKTSNNFVAEQLLKTLGAEVKGAPGTWPKGVQVVEEFLAEAGVPRGTYVMKNGSGLNDTNRFSARQLVTLLRAMYARFPLQPEYLSSLPVAGRDGTIRWRMEGTEAAGRLRAKTGTLENVTSLSGYVEDGAHRTLAFAVLVNDYPGRSAGVRRAVDALGAALAASGGPPAGLAAAVAQGKEPGPAAVVPVAATLDLARSAQPYYALARTGDPRNEPFLRGALRAESDPALRLAIAEAVYLSDPEGEAARRSFLDQVTPDARVLGRLWSALGTEEPPPVVPSLAELAGEGVPEALAKLVELAPAAALDGALAARLAEALAGVAASAPDELVQALRAARASDADAAVGALGAGLARSDEREHPFPPALAALAGRQDELGAYARTLGPRLEEARHAAEAVRAAPALVPVGGTVVPASGR, encoded by the coding sequence GTGCCCTCCTCCTCCCGTCCCCTCTTCCCGCCCGCCCTGCTCGCCGCGGCGCTCGCCGCCGCCGTCGTCCCCGCCGCCGCGCTCGCCGCGCCTCCGCCCCCGGTGCCCACCGCCGACGCGCCGTCCCGCGAGGCCGCCCGCGCGCTCACCGCGATCGTGGACGGCTCGCCGCTCGCCGGCGCGCGGGTCGGGATCCTCGTCTCGGCAATCGACACGGGCGAGGTGGTCTACGCGCGCGACCCCGACGTCCTGCTCAACCCGGCGTCCAACGTGAAGCTGGTGACGAGCGCCGCCGCGCTGGCGCGGCTCGGGCCCGAGTACCGATTCGCGACCGAGGTCCTGGCCGAGCCGAAGGGTGGCGCGGCGCGGGCGCTCTACGTGCGGGGCAAGGGCGATCCCTCGATCGTGACCGAGCGGCTCTGGGCCATGGCGGGCGACCTCCAGCACCTCGGCGTGAAGCGCGTCGGCGAGCTGGTGGTGGACGAGGGCTTCTTCGACGGCGAGCGGACCGGGCCCGGCTACGACCAGGAGGAGGGCGATCGCGCGTACCTCGCGCCCGCCGGCGCGCTGTCGCTCAACTTCAACGCGGTGGCGGTGCACGTCGGACCGGGCGACCGGCGCGGCGCGCGCGGCCGGGTGGAGCTCGAGCCCGCCAGCGACTACCTCGAGATCGAGAACCGCACCACCACCGTGCGCGCGGGCTCGCCGCGGCGAGTGATCATCGAGTCGGTCGCGCGCGGCGGCAAGCAGCGGATCGTGGTGAAGGGGCGCGTGCCGCTCGGCAGCCGGGTGCAGCCGCAGTGGCGCCGCATCGAGGACCCGGCGCTCTACCTCGGCCACACGCTGGCGCGGCTGCTCGAGCTGCGCGGGGTGAAGGTTGGGAAGGTGCGCGCCGGCGCGACGCCCGAGGGCGCGCGGCTGGTGCTCGTGGCGCAGTCGGACCCGCTCGGCGAGCTCGTGCGCCGGCTCAACAAGACCTCGAACAACTTCGTGGCCGAGCAGCTCCTGAAGACGCTCGGCGCCGAGGTGAAGGGCGCGCCCGGGACCTGGCCGAAGGGCGTGCAGGTGGTGGAGGAGTTCCTGGCCGAGGCCGGCGTGCCGCGCGGCACGTACGTCATGAAGAACGGCTCGGGCCTGAACGACACGAACCGCTTCAGCGCCCGGCAGCTCGTGACGCTGCTCCGCGCCATGTACGCGCGGTTCCCGCTCCAGCCCGAGTACCTCTCCTCGCTGCCGGTGGCCGGCCGCGACGGCACCATCCGCTGGCGGATGGAGGGCACCGAGGCCGCCGGCCGGCTCCGCGCCAAGACCGGCACGCTCGAGAACGTCACCAGCCTCTCCGGCTACGTGGAGGACGGCGCGCACCGGACGCTCGCGTTCGCGGTGCTGGTGAACGACTACCCGGGCCGCTCCGCCGGCGTGCGCCGCGCCGTCGACGCGCTCGGCGCCGCGCTGGCCGCGAGCGGCGGCCCGCCGGCGGGCCTCGCGGCGGCGGTGGCGCAGGGCAAGGAGCCGGGGCCGGCGGCCGTCGTGCCGGTCGCCGCGACGCTGGACCTCGCGCGCTCGGCGCAGCCGTACTACGCGCTCGCCCGCACCGGCGACCCGCGCAACGAGCCGTTCCTGCGCGGCGCGCTGCGGGCCGAGAGCGACCCCGCGCTCCGGCTCGCCATCGCCGAGGCGGTGTACCTGTCCGACCCCGAGGGCGAGGCGGCGCGGCGGAGCTTCCTCGACCAGGTCACCCCCGACGCGCGCGTCCTCGGGCGGCTCTGGTCGGCCCTGGGGACCGAGGAGCCGCCGCCGGTCGTCCCCTCCCTCGCCGAGCTCGCCGGCGAGGGCGTGCCGGAGGCGCTCGCGAAGCTGGTCGAGCTCGCGCCCGCCGCCGCGCTCGACGGTGCGCTCGCGGCCCGCCTCGCCGAGGCGCTCGCCGGCGTGGCCGCGTCCGCGCCCGACGAGCTCGTCCAGGCGCTCCGGGCCGCGCGGGCGTCCGACGCGGACGCCGCCGTCGGCGCGCTCGGCGCCGGGCTGGCGCGCAGCGACGAGCGCGAGCACCCCTTCCCGCCCGCGCTCGCCGCGCTCGCCGGCCGGCAGGACGAGCTCGGGGCCTACGCCCGCACGCTAGGCCCACGGCTCGAGGAGGCCCGCCACGCCGCCGAGGCGGTCCGCGCCGCGCCGGCGCTCGTGCCCGTCGGCGGGACGGTCGTGCCGGCCTCCGGGCGGTAG